The Sporomusaceae bacterium genomic sequence CCCGGTCGGCGACGGCGACGGTATTGGTGCCCGACTGCTTCTGGACGGCGATCATAACGCTGGGCGTGCCGCCCGTGCGGGCGTAGTTGCGTTCTTCCTCCCAGCCGTCCTCGACGGTGGCGATGTCGCCGATCCTGACCGTCTGCAGGCCCTGGTTGGCGACGACGATATTCTTGACGTCGTCGACCGATTTATACTGCCCAAGGGTCCGGATGGTTATCTCCGTGCCCTTCTCCCGCAGGCGGCCGCCGGGGGTATCGATGTTCTGGGCGTCGAGCACGTCGAAAATCTGCCGGAAGCCGATATTGTAAGCTTCCAGCTTGCGGGGGTCGACATATACGTGGATTTCCCGCGCCTGGGCCCCGAAGACGCTGACGTCGGCGACGTCGTCCAGACGCTGCAGCTCATCCTTGATGATATCCCAGGCGATCTTGCGGATCTCGCCACGGGGGCGGGTATCGGAAGCGAGTGCATAATACATGATGGCCTGAGCGGTGATGTCGTAACGCTGCACCGCCGGTTCGTCGATCTGGTCCGGCAGTCTTCGTCTGATGCCGGCCACTTTTTCGCGCACGTCGTTGGCCATCATTTTGGCGTCGGTGCCGAAGGTGAATTCAAGCGTGGTCTGCGAAAAACCTTCTAATGTCACCGATGACAAGGTCTTTATATTCGACACCGAACTGACGGCGTCTTCGATCGGCTTGGTTACGAGGGTCTCCATTTCCTCCGGCGATGTGCCGGTCCAGGTTACCGTTACGGTGACGATCGGGAAGTCGACATCGGGGTAGAGGTCGATGCCCAGCCTGGGATAGGCGTTTAGCCCGAAGACGACGAGTAGCATGACAACCATCGTCGTAAAAACAGGCCGCTTGATAAAGGTAAAGATACCCATCAGCGTTTATTCTCCTTTCCCACCGGCCCGCTCGATAGTCGCCCCGTCCCTGAGTTTGTTCTGTCCTCCCGTTACTATCTGCTCGCCTTCTTTCAGGCCGTCGAGCACCTCGGCCCAGCCGCCGCCGACATAGCCCAGCTTGAGGATCCTGAGCTGAACCTTGTTATCGTCCAAAACAGCATAGACGGCTTTCTGATCTTCCCTCAGCACCAGTGCGCTCTCCGGCACGGCGACTACATTTCTTCGCACATCGCCGGCGACTTCGACCCTGGCGAACATACCGGCTAACAGCACTCCCTCGGCGTTTGGCACGGTAACCTCGGCGGTAAATGTGCGGATAGGCAGCGACGCCGCCGGGGTAAGTCGGGTCACCTTGCCGCCGATCTCTCGGTTGCCGAGAGCCGTCACCCTGACGGTGGCGGACGAACCGATTTTCAGCTGGCTGATTTCCGCTTCGCCGACGGAAGCCTTGACAAGCATCGAGCTTGTGTCAGCCAGGCTGACGACCGGCGACCCCGTTTTGGCGTAATAGCCCGCCTGCAGGTAGCGTTTTGTGATGACGCCGTCCCGCGGGGCGACGATATTGGCGTTGCCAAGCCTGGCCCTGAGCTGAGTCAATGCGCCTTCGGCGGCCCTGAGCTGGCCGATGGCCAGATCGCGTTTGATCCTGGCCGTATCGAGGGCCTGGGCGGAGATGGCTCCCTGCTGGGCCAGAGGGATTGCCCGTTTCAGGTCGAGTTCGGCCTGTTCAAGGTTGGCCCGTTTTTCGTATACGGTGCCTTCGGCCGTGCTGACCAGCGGCGCCAGTTCGTCGGTATCCAGCGTAGCAACTACCGTCCCCGCCTTCACCTTGTCGCCTTCGTCGGCATACAGCACGGCAAGCCGGCCATCGACCTTCGGCGACAGGTCGGCCGTCCAGGACGGCTCCAAGTTCGCGGAAAAACTCAACACCGGCTGGATGTCGTGACGGCCGACCGCACTTACGACCACAGCCACGGCGCGCCCCTGGGTCACACGCCCCGCCCGCTCCTTGTTCGCAGCAAGGTTGGTATAAATGCGGAAGGCAATAATTGCTGTGAACACAATTGCGACAACCGCAACGATCCTGATGAGTCTCTTTTTGTCAGT encodes the following:
- a CDS encoding efflux RND transporter periplasmic adaptor subunit, which gives rise to MATDKKRLIRIVAVVAIVFTAIIAFRIYTNLAANKERAGRVTQGRAVAVVVSAVGRHDIQPVLSFSANLEPSWTADLSPKVDGRLAVLYADEGDKVKAGTVVATLDTDELAPLVSTAEGTVYEKRANLEQAELDLKRAIPLAQQGAISAQALDTARIKRDLAIGQLRAAEGALTQLRARLGNANIVAPRDGVITKRYLQAGYYAKTGSPVVSLADTSSMLVKASVGEAEISQLKIGSSATVRVTALGNREIGGKVTRLTPAASLPIRTFTAEVTVPNAEGVLLAGMFARVEVAGDVRRNVVAVPESALVLREDQKAVYAVLDDNKVQLRILKLGYVGGGWAEVLDGLKEGEQIVTGGQNKLRDGATIERAGGKGE